A region of the Kineococcus endophyticus genome:
CTGCCGCAACGCGTCGCGCTCTGGCCGCACGCCCGCCTGGCCGAACGCCGGACGACCGCCGCCCCCTGACGACGGCCCCGGCGGCCGTCGACACCGCGGCCGGACCGCGGGAGGGTGACCCCATGACGTCCGTCGGCAGCCTCGTCGAGCACGCGCACCTCGGCACCACGGCCGCCCTCGTGCTCCTCGTCGCGGTCGACCCGACCTCCCGCCTGCGCGACGGCGACGGGTGGGAGACCTGGCTGCGCGGCCAGCAGCGCGTCGACCGGGTCATGCGGCGGGTGGCGCCGCCCGTGTACCAGGCCGCCGGCGTCCTCGCGGTCGCGGCCACCGTGGTCGCGGCCCGCGACCACGACCGCCGCGC
Encoded here:
- a CDS encoding anthrone oxygenase family protein, producing MTSVGSLVEHAHLGTTAALVLLVAVDPTSRLRDGDGWETWLRGQQRVDRVMRRVAPPVYQAAGVLAVAATVVAARDHDRRAAVCRSAAALCVGASVAVTLRVNEPVNALVRQWRPFDDPAPGWAAARARWERSHRVRRVLAAAAGVAAVAARRA